Proteins from a genomic interval of Dendropsophus ebraccatus isolate aDenEbr1 chromosome 6, aDenEbr1.pat, whole genome shotgun sequence:
- the LOC138794828 gene encoding armadillo repeat-containing protein 1-like translates to MDSVAVVTHLRDLASEPQNRASIVRDRSCLAGLILFLSHQDMRVVEAALQTIRYLCENPNHCEVMRSELGMMVSLENIKNSAVSNHIRLLAHWIYMSLSLPSHQHTPDTKNKQNLQFFISSANIRAKTVTLHIHGLDDLEKKSLCEEALLKVKGVISFTFQIAIRRCTVRVKPDLATECLTSAIAGTKVLTAQQVIKNECGREVYVPMPSTKNQVDKSHCLPDYLPEEESPQKDIEKALSRPASKDETSGSWLNAAASFLSKTFYW, encoded by the exons ATGGATTCTGTGGCCGTTGTCACCCATCTCAGGGACCTTGCGTCTGAGCCACAGAACCGAGCCAGCATTGTGAGGGACAGGAGCTGCCTGGCGGGTCTCATCCTCTTCCTTAGTCATCAGGATATGCGGGTGGTGGAAGCCGCTCTTCAG ACAATTCGTTACTTATGTGAAAATCCGAATCACTGTGAAGTAATGAGAAGTGAGCTTGGTATGATGGTGAGTCTGGAGAACATTAAGAACAG TGCTGTGAGTAATCATATCAGACTGCTTGCTCATTGGATTTATATGTCGCTAAGTTTGCCGAGTCACCAACATACACCGGACACAAAGAATAAGCAAAACCTACAATTCTTTATTTCAAGTGCAAATATAAGGGCAAAAACCGTAACACTCCACATCCACGGACTAGATGATTTG GAAAAGAAATCTCTATGTGAAGAGGCATTACTGAAGGTGAAGGGTGTCATCAGCTTTACATTTCAGATAGCAATAAGGAGGTGCACTGTACGAGTAAAGCCGGACCTGGCAACAGAG TGTTTAACATCAGCAATCGCAGGAACAAAAGTACTGACAGCACAGCAAGTAATAAAGAATGAATGTGGGAGAGAG GTTTATGTTCCAATGCCCAGTACTAAAAATCAAGTGGATAAGAGCCATTGTTTGCCTGATTATTTGCCAGAAGAGGAAAGTCCTCAAAAAGATATAGAAAAGGCTTTATCCCGCCCAGCATCAAAGGATGAAACCAGTGGAAGTTGGCTAAATGCTGCTGCCAGTTTTCTTAGTAAAACCTTTTACTGGTAA